The Lysinibacillus timonensis nucleotide sequence CATCGCATAAATGCCATCTGGTTCCATTTGCAAATACATTTCTGCATACTTTTTCGCATCATGAACCATTCCAATACATCCGGACACTTCTGCTAAAAAGAATACATATTCTGGCTCACTCGGTTCCAAGCTATATGCTGTATGAATGCATTCATATGCACTTTCGAAATTTTCAGCGTCCATTTCTAAAATGCCAAATTGCATTAATACGTGTGCATCATCTGGGCTTAGTTCTGCTGCCCTTTTCATATATTTATACGCCTTATCCATTTGATCGTGTTCAATAGCTTTTAGCGCCTTCTTAAAATAATAATCACCATTTGGAATAAACGATACAATATTATTCTGTTGCTCTTTTCTACGTTGTTTTTCCAAATTCAATCCTCCGAAATTCAATCAAATTCGCCTTGGCTTACTCGCACCAGACACTTTTCCGGTGTAGTCAAAACATGTGCGCCCAGTTCTTCTTTAACAAACCCGAAAAGTTACATTTGAGATTCCTGAGACATTCGCCGGAGGCTTATAACTTTCATTCAACCTTCCATAAGGTAGAGGTAACTATTTCTCGTCATCATTTTCCCAAGAAATACTTAGTATGAACAAAAGTTAAATTCCGTATACACGAAAGAAGGAACGTTAAAAAACGTTCCTTAGAGATACTTATTCATTATAACACATTTATGTTAGACGTCATTCATTTTAGATTCTTATTTGTGCTTTGTACTAGCTCTTTTTTGGTCATGACGAGCTACAAGCACTTCCAGTACATCATACACACTTACCTTCTGTTCTTGAAGTAAAACAAGTAAGTGATAAATTAAATCTGCTGCTTCCCATTTCACTTCATTTGCATCACGGTTTTTAGCTCCGATGACAACCTCTGTTGCCTCTTCTCCAACCTTTTTACAAATTTTATCGATTCCTTCTGTGAATAGATATGTAGTGTAAGCTCCTTCTGGCATTTCGCTTTCACGCTGACGAATTACTTCGGCTAAATACGAAATGATGCCAACAGTACCAACTTGGTCGTTTTCAATTAATGTTTCTGTAAAGCAAGAAGTTGTTCCATTGTGGCATGCTGGTCCAGCTGGTAATACTTCTACTACTAAAGCGTCTTGATCGCAGTCTGCTTTAATCGAAACGACTTTTTGCGTGTTGCCGCTTGTTGCACCTTTATGCCATAATTCTTGTCTAGAACGAGAGTAAAACCATGTTTCGCCTGTCTCAATCGTTTTTTGTAAAGATTCTTCATTCATATATGCAACGGTTAATACTTCTTTTGATTGTGCATCTTGTACAACTGCTGTTATTAACCCTTTTTCATCAAACTTTAAACCTTCAATCATCTGACACTTACTCCTTTTTCGCGTAAGTAGGTTTTTACTTCTGCTACGCTCGTTTCTTTGTAGTGGAAAATAGAAGCTGCTAAAGCTGCATCTGTATCCACGTCTTGTAGAACTGCTCTAAAGTGTTCTTTATTGCCTGCACCACCACTTGCAATGACAGGTACAGTTACAGCATCTCGAACTGCCTTCGTTAACGCTAAATCAAAGCCTGTTTTTTCACCATCTTGGTTCATACTTGTTA carries:
- the hisIE gene encoding bifunctional phosphoribosyl-AMP cyclohydrolase/phosphoribosyl-ATP diphosphatase HisIE, whose amino-acid sequence is MIEGLKFDEKGLITAVVQDAQSKEVLTVAYMNEESLQKTIETGETWFYSRSRQELWHKGATSGNTQKVVSIKADCDQDALVVEVLPAGPACHNGTTSCFTETLIENDQVGTVGIISYLAEVIRQRESEMPEGAYTTYLFTEGIDKICKKVGEEATEVVIGAKNRDANEVKWEAADLIYHLLVLLQEQKVSVYDVLEVLVARHDQKRASTKHK